The Calditrichota bacterium DNA window GACACTACCCTTTTTTCTCTTGTCGCAGACCCGCCTCTGGAGGGACTTTTAAGGACAAATATGAGTTCGGCGATGTTGAATTCGTTTTCTTTCTTACTTTGGTATTGAAATCCACCTTCCGGCTCTTGATTTGTACAAACGGTACTCCTCTCCGTAAAGACGCTCAAGATAAGGCTCTGCCAACCGAGTGGTATACAAACAGATAACAATAGTGGCCGCTCCGGTAAGCACAAAAGCAAGCCCGGATCGGCCAGCAAGTGCTATACCTAAAAGATAAAAAAGACAGCCGATAAACTGCGGATTCCTACTCCATCGATATATCCCTGTGGTTATGAGCTGTGAAATGTCTTGTCCGCAACTTCTGCGCAAGGAGCGGAACTCAATCATCCCTGCTGCCAATACAATAATACCAACCACAATCAAAACCACACCACCCGTTAAGGCGAATGTCTTGTTAAGCGGTATCAACCACAAACCATATAACGACGATAGAATTACCGCCAGATGGTAGAACCCCCACATGATAAACCAAAGGTTCAGAAGTTTACTCGTGAAAATCTCATTTCTCTCATAGGTCTTTCTTATTTCTGAAAAGACGTAT harbors:
- a CDS encoding isoprenylcysteine carboxylmethyltransferase family protein, giving the protein MMIWLHLGLGISIGIWIILGIYVFSEIRKTYERNEIFTSKLLNLWFIMWGFYHLAVILSSLYGLWLIPLNKTFALTGGVVLIVVGIIVLAAGMIEFRSLRRSCGQDISQLITTGIYRWSRNPQFIGCLFYLLGIALAGRSGLAFVLTGAATIVICLYTTRLAEPYLERLYGEEYRLYKSRAGRWISIPK